One genomic window of Leptotrichia shahii includes the following:
- a CDS encoding TrmH family RNA methyltransferase: MRDVIASPDNKFYKLLKKLDKKKYRDENSIFKAEGEKFLNENINFNKIIVKESKFDYFDEKYEISKHDNLTILKDNLFDEVSTQENSQGIIFLYSKNLNTIEDIQGDVVILDDIQDPGNAGTIIRTMIAANFQNLILTKGSVDVYNPKTVRATMSGIFKLNIIYETPENIVKFLNNKNYLKIATALHEDSISYEKIELQENNAFIFGHEGGGVSEYLIKNSDIKAIIPIYGNIESLNVSVATGIFLYKMREKLGSL, from the coding sequence ATGAGAGATGTAATAGCGAGTCCAGATAACAAATTTTATAAATTATTAAAAAAACTGGATAAAAAGAAGTATCGTGATGAAAACAGCATTTTTAAGGCTGAAGGGGAAAAGTTTCTAAACGAGAATATCAATTTTAATAAAATTATTGTGAAGGAATCGAAATTTGACTATTTTGATGAGAAATATGAGATTTCTAAACACGATAATCTGACAATTTTGAAGGATAATCTATTTGATGAAGTTTCAACTCAGGAAAATAGTCAAGGGATAATATTTTTGTATTCTAAAAATTTGAATACGATTGAGGATATACAGGGAGATGTGGTAATTCTGGATGATATTCAGGATCCAGGAAATGCTGGAACTATCATTAGGACAATGATTGCTGCAAACTTTCAGAATTTAATTCTGACAAAGGGTTCAGTAGATGTTTATAATCCGAAGACAGTACGTGCTACAATGAGCGGGATTTTCAAGCTAAACATAATTTATGAAACACCTGAAAATATTGTAAAATTTTTGAATAACAAAAATTATTTAAAAATAGCAACTGCTTTACACGAAGATTCAATTTCTTATGAAAAGATTGAATTGCAAGAAAATAATGCGTTTATTTTTGGACATGAAGGTGGCGGAGTGTCTGAATATCTGATAAAAAATTCTGATATAAAGGCAATTATTCCAATTTATGGGAATATTGAGTCACTGAATGTGAGTGTGGCGACAGGGATATTTTTGTATAA
- a CDS encoding DKNYY domain-containing protein produces MKSKFFKIIAGVFILVNLGMAEYVKKDNAVYYKYSEEDDSEFKVENVDLGTFKILNDKYAKDRKNVYFSGNKSFEDVDSKTFEVLPQYYSRDKNNVYRPINEWIHKINGANPKTIKVLNEFYSKDDKNVYYDSDKISNADVNSFVVLEADHSYAKDKNAVYYSGEKIKGANPKTFKIIGDGMYSKDDKNVYAAVDIIKDADPQTFRRIPETNYARDKNNLYYYFGDVKNLGKINEKDFKVLDSNLVKNGNEVYYLGEKVNIKNPEKFEIIENYLSSPSMVVYGKDDKNVYVMTPYKEAGYLKIIKNADKDTFEVMENSDYSKDKNNVYYAGYNVVQLQDVDKSSFTIGEENGFSYDKKNVYYAGRKLNDISSAGFKVTRLVNRPNLPINFLNDNKNIYKLIAVFDEETGELKSVKTAVVKNPKVDSKTFETFSYSGNYFRDKNNVYYENELYKMGLKKIAGADRNSFEVLNDEFSRDKNNVYYYGNKMKGINPDGFEFVGRDFKNNEDIIFFLKTKDKVYVLKNKAGKEVYEIVALNFDANSFKYSNADNSYESESMGYFQDKNGVYYFDAFRLDELNPNKVFAKVKGADTSSFVQLMFGYAKDKNKVYIEDREIKGADPESFKIIETSNGVTVRDKNKIYKEFKK; encoded by the coding sequence ATGAAAAGTAAATTTTTTAAAATTATTGCTGGAGTATTTATTTTAGTTAATTTAGGAATGGCAGAATATGTGAAAAAGGATAATGCAGTTTATTACAAATACAGTGAAGAAGATGATTCAGAATTTAAAGTTGAAAATGTGGATTTAGGAACGTTTAAAATACTGAATGATAAATATGCAAAGGATAGGAAAAATGTTTATTTTTCAGGAAATAAATCGTTTGAAGATGTGGACAGTAAAACTTTTGAAGTGCTGCCACAGTATTATTCAAGAGATAAGAATAATGTTTATAGACCAATTAATGAATGGATTCACAAAATAAATGGAGCAAATCCAAAAACAATAAAAGTTTTGAATGAATTTTATTCAAAGGATGATAAAAATGTATATTATGATTCAGACAAAATTTCAAATGCAGATGTAAATTCATTTGTAGTTCTGGAAGCAGACCATAGTTATGCAAAAGACAAAAATGCGGTCTATTATTCAGGAGAAAAAATTAAAGGTGCGAATCCAAAAACATTTAAAATAATTGGGGATGGAATGTATTCAAAGGATGATAAAAATGTGTATGCTGCAGTAGACATTATAAAAGATGCAGATCCTCAAACTTTTAGAAGAATTCCTGAAACAAATTATGCCAGAGATAAGAATAACCTGTATTATTACTTTGGAGATGTTAAAAATCTTGGGAAAATAAATGAAAAAGATTTTAAAGTTTTGGATAGTAATTTGGTTAAAAATGGAAATGAAGTCTACTATTTGGGAGAAAAAGTGAATATAAAAAATCCTGAAAAGTTTGAAATAATAGAAAATTATTTAAGCAGTCCAAGTATGGTTGTTTATGGAAAAGATGATAAAAATGTATACGTGATGACACCGTATAAGGAAGCTGGTTATCTTAAAATAATAAAAAATGCTGATAAAGATACTTTTGAAGTAATGGAAAATAGTGATTATTCTAAAGACAAAAATAATGTTTATTATGCAGGATATAATGTTGTGCAGTTACAGGATGTGGATAAAAGCAGTTTTACTATTGGAGAAGAAAATGGTTTTTCGTATGACAAGAAAAATGTTTATTACGCAGGAAGAAAATTAAATGATATAAGTTCAGCTGGATTTAAAGTTACAAGACTTGTTAATAGACCAAATTTACCAATCAATTTTTTAAATGATAATAAGAATATATATAAACTTATTGCAGTATTTGATGAAGAAACTGGTGAGCTAAAAAGTGTAAAAACAGCTGTTGTAAAAAATCCTAAAGTAGATTCTAAAACTTTTGAAACGTTTAGTTATTCGGGAAATTATTTTCGTGATAAAAATAACGTGTATTACGAAAATGAATTGTATAAAATGGGCTTGAAAAAAATAGCAGGTGCAGATAGAAATAGTTTTGAGGTTTTGAATGATGAATTTTCAAGAGATAAAAACAATGTTTATTATTATGGAAATAAAATGAAAGGTATAAATCCAGATGGATTTGAATTTGTGGGTCGTGACTTTAAAAATAATGAAGATATTATTTTTTTCTTAAAAACTAAAGATAAAGTTTATGTGTTAAAAAATAAAGCTGGTAAAGAAGTATATGAAATAGTTGCTTTAAATTTTGATGCAAATTCTTTTAAATATTCTAATGCTGATAATTCGTATGAATCTGAGTCTATGGGTTATTTTCAAGATAAAAATGGGGTTTATTATTTTGACGCATTTAGATTAGATGAATTGAATCCAAATAAAGTTTTCGCCAAAGTAAAAGGGGCTGATACTTCATCATTTGTACAATTAATGTTTGGTTATGCAAAAGATAAGAATAAAGTGTATATTGAAGATCGGGAAATTAAAGGTGCAGACCCAGAAAGTTTTAAGATAATTGAGACAAGTAATGGAGTTACAGTAAGAGATAAAAATAAAATTTATAAAGAATTTAAAAAATAA
- a CDS encoding DKNYY domain-containing protein, which produces MVNKFSKIVVLVFLLANLGMAEYIKKDDAVYYMDKISQTDERKVEDADFKTFVKLNEIYGKDSKNVFCIDKKLEDADVKTFQVIGEVNGKDKKYIYNYDEKMEINPKDFKLYKNKNKLLYFRNNGKLYIGGSFFEVEYVQDLDSFEAIDESYSKDRYNIYYAGTPIYDVDKSTFQIIMPDYYAKDKNNVYSGSDKIKDANPDTIKILDQVYLKDDKNVFLNFGQKMENVDVATFEAIEGNVAYGKDKNNVYFLGEKIKGADAKSFEVILEPSDLVQMYSKDKNSVFIGGRKIKEADSKTFERLPKTTYYSKDKNNLYYREVKIDKIDNKTLKILYFDGIDVVKNRNRIFAEGKKLNIKSPETFEIILSKYYNFPNFIYGKDDKNVYAISKFDETYSSKIIKNADVNSFEVMKNSMYTKDKNNIYFTHSDVVQMKNVDKDSFTIGENGFSHDKNSIYFYGKKLDRISPQGFKIIDLTVNSGDSEKIAFLTDSRNLYKFTYGFDDERYNLKNIKLSNVTNVKVDAPSFELVKEYTGSYYRDKNNVFYYDMNKKELKKVEGSDRNSFVEMDNFFAKDNKNVYYLGKQIENISSEGFKFVGSDIVKNKNGVYFWKDETGEGDYEIVPLNFDSASFDIANKNTSNYFKDKNGIYYLDYGKLLNLEAKDVQNAFIKLEGADIPTFKAFGYGYSKDKNRAYCKYKEFKGVDVPSFTVILEDEGVVVKDKNRVYKNDCE; this is translated from the coding sequence ATGGTAAATAAGTTTTCTAAAATTGTTGTGCTTGTCTTTCTTTTGGCAAATTTGGGAATGGCTGAGTATATAAAAAAAGATGATGCTGTTTACTATATGGATAAAATATCGCAGACTGATGAAAGAAAAGTGGAAGACGCAGATTTTAAGACATTTGTGAAATTAAATGAGATTTATGGGAAAGATAGTAAAAATGTTTTTTGTATTGACAAGAAGCTAGAAGATGCTGATGTTAAGACTTTTCAGGTAATTGGGGAAGTCAATGGGAAAGATAAAAAATATATTTATAATTATGATGAAAAAATGGAGATAAATCCAAAGGATTTCAAACTTTACAAAAATAAAAATAAACTTTTGTATTTTAGAAATAATGGTAAACTGTATATTGGAGGAAGTTTTTTTGAAGTTGAATATGTTCAGGATTTAGACAGTTTTGAAGCAATTGATGAAAGTTATTCAAAGGACAGGTATAATATTTATTATGCTGGAACACCGATATACGATGTTGATAAAAGTACATTTCAGATAATAATGCCTGATTATTACGCAAAAGACAAGAATAATGTGTACAGTGGCTCTGATAAAATAAAGGATGCGAATCCTGATACGATAAAAATATTAGATCAGGTTTATTTGAAGGATGATAAAAATGTATTTTTGAATTTTGGACAAAAGATGGAAAATGTCGATGTAGCTACTTTTGAAGCCATAGAGGGAAACGTAGCTTATGGAAAAGATAAAAATAATGTTTACTTTCTTGGTGAAAAAATAAAAGGAGCTGATGCAAAATCTTTTGAAGTTATTTTAGAGCCTAGTGATCTTGTTCAGATGTATTCAAAAGATAAAAATAGTGTCTTTATTGGAGGACGCAAAATAAAAGAGGCAGATTCAAAAACTTTTGAAAGGCTTCCTAAAACAACGTATTATTCAAAGGATAAAAATAATCTTTATTATCGGGAAGTAAAAATTGATAAAATTGACAATAAAACTCTTAAAATTTTATATTTTGATGGAATTGACGTGGTAAAAAATAGAAATAGAATTTTTGCAGAAGGGAAAAAATTGAATATAAAAAGTCCAGAAACTTTTGAAATAATTTTGAGTAAATATTATAACTTTCCAAATTTTATTTATGGAAAAGATGATAAAAATGTATATGCAATTTCAAAATTTGATGAAACTTATTCAAGTAAAATAATAAAAAATGCAGATGTAAATTCTTTTGAAGTAATGAAAAACAGTATGTATACAAAAGATAAAAACAATATTTATTTTACACATTCTGATGTTGTACAAATGAAAAATGTAGATAAAGACAGTTTTACTATTGGAGAAAATGGCTTTTCGCATGATAAGAACAGTATTTATTTTTATGGAAAAAAGTTAGACAGAATAAGTCCACAAGGATTTAAAATTATTGATTTAACTGTTAATTCTGGAGATTCTGAAAAAATTGCTTTTTTGACAGACAGCAGGAATTTGTATAAATTTACTTATGGATTTGATGATGAAAGATATAATTTGAAAAATATAAAATTGTCTAATGTAACAAATGTGAAAGTCGATGCTCCGAGCTTTGAACTTGTTAAGGAATACACGGGGAGTTATTACAGAGATAAGAACAACGTTTTTTATTATGATATGAATAAGAAGGAACTGAAAAAGGTCGAAGGTAGTGATAGGAACAGCTTTGTCGAAATGGATAATTTTTTTGCAAAGGATAATAAAAATGTCTATTATCTTGGAAAACAAATTGAGAATATTAGTTCAGAAGGATTTAAATTTGTCGGTTCAGATATTGTAAAAAATAAAAATGGTGTATATTTTTGGAAAGATGAAACTGGAGAAGGAGATTATGAGATAGTACCTTTAAATTTTGACAGTGCTTCATTTGATATAGCAAATAAAAATACGAGTAATTATTTTAAAGATAAAAATGGGATTTATTATCTTGATTATGGAAAATTATTAAATTTGGAAGCAAAGGATGTGCAGAATGCCTTTATTAAACTAGAAGGGGCTGATATCCCAACATTTAAAGCATTTGGATATGGATATTCCAAAGATAAGAATAGAGCTTATTGTAAATATAAGGAATTTAAAGGGGTGGATGTGCCAAGTTTTACTGTCATACTGGAAGATGAGGGAGTTGTAGTTAAGGATAAAAATAGAGTTTATAAAAATGATTGTGAGTGA
- a CDS encoding histidine triad nucleotide-binding protein, translating into MSTIFKKIIDKEIPANIVYEDEEFLAFHDINPAAKVHVLVIPKKEIKNLDAATEEDALLLGKLQLTVAKVARILELDKDGYRVITNIGDNGGQEVYHIHYHILGGEKLPVKLK; encoded by the coding sequence ATGTCAACAATTTTTAAAAAGATAATAGATAAGGAAATACCTGCAAATATTGTATATGAAGATGAAGAATTCTTAGCTTTTCATGATATAAATCCAGCGGCAAAAGTTCACGTGCTTGTAATTCCAAAAAAAGAAATTAAAAATTTGGATGCGGCAACTGAGGAAGATGCTTTACTGCTTGGTAAGTTACAGCTGACTGTGGCAAAAGTGGCTAGAATTTTGGAATTAGATAAAGATGGATATAGGGTTATAACTAACATCGGGGATAATGGGGGGCAGGAAGTTTACCATATTCATTATCACATTTTAGGTGGGGAAAAATTGCCAGTCAAATTAAAATAG
- the rpiB gene encoding ribose 5-phosphate isomerase B, with the protein MKIAIGNDHAGVEFKNKIMQELRSKGYEIVNVGTNTLDSVDYPDIAKEVSQKILDGEVNFGILICGTGIGISIAANKIKGIRAALCHNEYTAKLARLHNDANIIALGARVLGENLGMACVEAFVNTEFEGGRHAKRVGKIEL; encoded by the coding sequence ATGAAGATAGCAATTGGAAATGATCATGCAGGAGTGGAATTTAAGAATAAAATTATGCAGGAACTTAGAAGCAAGGGATATGAAATTGTGAATGTGGGAACTAATACGCTGGATTCGGTTGATTATCCTGATATTGCTAAGGAAGTTAGCCAGAAAATTCTAGACGGGGAAGTGAATTTTGGAATCTTAATTTGCGGAACTGGAATTGGAATTTCTATTGCTGCAAATAAAATAAAAGGAATTCGTGCCGCTCTTTGTCACAACGAATACACGGCAAAACTTGCAAGGCTTCATAATGATGCAAATATTATAGCATTAGGAGCAAGAGTCCTAGGTGAAAATTTAGGGATGGCTTGTGTTGAAGCATTTGTAAATACAGAGTTTGAAGGTGGCAGACATGCTAAAAGAGTTGGAAAAATAGAATTGTAA
- a CDS encoding acyl-CoA thioesterase yields the protein MKTSDLKRKIFKLRVYYYDTDKMGVVYHSNYLKWMEMARTEYFRDIFPYKNMEDMGFILPVKTLNIEYINSAKYDEEIEISVKIEEINNIKIRFSYEIHNSDGILKAKAETVNVFVDENGKLKRISNELLEKLIK from the coding sequence ATGAAAACTTCTGATTTGAAAAGGAAGATCTTTAAACTTAGAGTTTATTATTATGATACTGATAAAATGGGAGTTGTGTATCATTCAAATTATTTAAAATGGATGGAAATGGCACGAACTGAGTATTTTAGGGATATTTTTCCGTATAAGAATATGGAGGATATGGGATTTATTTTGCCAGTAAAGACACTGAATATTGAATATATTAATTCGGCAAAGTATGATGAGGAAATTGAAATTTCTGTAAAAATTGAGGAAATAAACAATATTAAAATCAGATTTTCTTATGAAATTCACAATTCAGATGGAATTTTAAAGGCAAAGGCTGAAACTGTAAATGTTTTTGTTGATGAAAATGGTAAATTGAAAAGAATTTCAAATGAATTGCTGGAAAAACTTATTAAATAA
- a CDS encoding KH domain-containing protein, protein MSKYFETVDFWIENLLDSTESYTIESNEKGKFVDITINVTKDDMGKVIGKNGRIITALRVLMSSVAKKDRKSVKIEVKEM, encoded by the coding sequence ATGAGTAAATATTTTGAAACTGTAGATTTTTGGATTGAGAATTTATTAGATTCGACTGAAAGTTATACAATTGAAAGCAATGAAAAAGGGAAATTTGTAGATATTACGATTAATGTGACAAAGGACGATATGGGGAAAGTGATTGGGAAAAATGGAAGGATTATTACAGCACTTAGAGTTCTTATGTCTTCGGTTGCAAAAAAAGATAGAAAAAGTGTAAAAATTGAAGTTAAAGAAATGTAG
- a CDS encoding tRNA 2-thiocytidine biosynthesis protein TtcA, protein MNSENNLDDKNTINNKINTDRIASTSLGSAVCETILPSVPLQPLETIEKSIQKKYRSALWTPFVRALKEFEMVKDGDRIAVAISGGKDSLLLSKLFQELKRASRTNFEVVFISMNPGFNAANLNNLKKNLEHLNIPCEIYDDNIFEVAEKIAKDYPCYMCAKMRRGSLYTKATSLGCNKLALGHHFDDVIETTLMSIFYMGKFETMLPKLKSDNYDIELIRPLFYVEEKAIIKWVRNNGILPMNCGCTVAAEKTSSKRRETKDLITQLVKNNPDIKKRIIQSTQNVNLEKILGWKDSNGKYSYLDKF, encoded by the coding sequence ATGAATTCAGAAAATAATCTCGATGATAAAAATACAATAAATAATAAAATAAATACTGACAGAATTGCCTCTACTTCCCTTGGAAGTGCAGTTTGTGAAACAATTCTACCATCTGTTCCACTCCAGCCGTTAGAAACTATTGAAAAAAGTATTCAGAAAAAATACCGTTCAGCACTTTGGACACCATTTGTACGAGCTTTAAAGGAATTTGAGATGGTAAAGGATGGAGATAGAATCGCAGTGGCTATTTCTGGAGGAAAAGACAGCCTTTTACTGTCAAAATTATTTCAGGAATTGAAAAGAGCCAGCAGAACTAATTTTGAAGTTGTATTTATTTCAATGAATCCAGGCTTTAATGCTGCAAATTTGAATAATTTAAAAAAAAATTTGGAACATCTGAATATTCCATGTGAAATTTATGATGATAACATTTTTGAAGTTGCCGAAAAAATTGCAAAAGACTACCCCTGCTACATGTGTGCTAAAATGCGACGTGGCAGCCTTTACACAAAAGCAACTTCACTTGGCTGCAATAAACTCGCTCTTGGGCATCATTTTGACGATGTTATCGAAACTACTCTAATGAGTATATTTTATATGGGAAAATTTGAAACAATGCTTCCAAAATTAAAGTCCGATAATTATGACATAGAATTAATCCGTCCATTGTTCTATGTCGAAGAAAAAGCAATTATAAAATGGGTTCGAAATAATGGAATCTTGCCGATGAACTGCGGCTGTACAGTAGCTGCTGAAAAGACTTCAAGCAAACGCCGTGAAACCAAAGATTTAATTACACAGCTTGTAAAAAACAATCCAGATATAAAAAAACGAATAATTCAATCAACACAGAATGTGAATTTGGAAAAAATATTAGGCTGGAAAGATTCAAACGGAAAATACTCGTATTTGGACAAATTTTAA
- a CDS encoding DUF4911 domain-containing protein: MENNEKEMKSWEYIIQTKKEHIDFINKIIEAYDGLGNVRTLDNQNGLIKILTNSYLLDDMDKAIETLKQKNIEMEVLEKREWLGVL, translated from the coding sequence ATGGAAAATAATGAAAAAGAAATGAAAAGCTGGGAATACATCATTCAAACAAAAAAAGAACATATTGACTTTATTAATAAAATCATAGAAGCATACGATGGCTTAGGAAATGTGAGAACACTTGATAACCAGAATGGTTTAATAAAAATTCTTACAAATTCATATCTTTTAGATGATATGGATAAAGCGATTGAAACGTTAAAACAAAAAAATATCGAAATGGAAGTATTAGAAAAAAGAGAATGGCTTGGAGTATTATAA
- a CDS encoding twin-arginine translocase TatA/TatE family subunit: MGIFRDIGAPGLIVLILGALLIFGPKRLPELGEAIGKMIREFKKSVSGIESEADNKNVEDKKEKKCK; encoded by the coding sequence ATGGGAATTTTTCGAGATATAGGAGCACCAGGACTAATAGTTCTGATACTTGGTGCATTACTTATTTTTGGACCTAAAAGACTGCCTGAACTGGGAGAAGCCATAGGAAAAATGATTCGGGAATTTAAAAAGTCAGTTTCTGGAATTGAATCAGAGGCTGATAATAAAAATGTAGAAGATAAAAAGGAAAAAAAGTGTAAATAA
- the tatC gene encoding twin-arginine translocase subunit TatC produces MTKIDEQTLVEHLSEFRKRLIITIIFFIVAFLVSLIFCSDIYKLLTASFKQKLTVLGPNDILSIYLMLAGICAFSLTLPFTSYQLWAFIRPALKEKEAKAILSYVPATFILFVTGLSFGFFIVTPALLNVLLSFGKDLFNIQLTANNYLTFVLHTSLPLGVIFELPVIVAFLTSLHILTPQYLIKNRRYGYFILLVVAVVLTPADFISDLTMAAPLILLYEVSISVCKYVYKRRRDD; encoded by the coding sequence ATGACTAAAATTGATGAACAGACGCTTGTAGAACATTTGAGCGAATTTAGGAAAAGACTCATTATCACAATTATATTTTTTATTGTGGCTTTTTTAGTAAGTTTGATATTTTGCTCCGATATTTACAAATTACTGACGGCTTCATTCAAGCAGAAGCTCACAGTTCTTGGGCCTAATGATATTTTGAGCATTTATTTAATGCTGGCTGGAATATGTGCTTTTAGTTTGACATTGCCTTTTACAAGTTATCAGCTATGGGCTTTTATTCGTCCTGCTCTTAAGGAAAAGGAAGCTAAGGCAATTTTATCTTATGTACCTGCAACTTTTATATTATTTGTTACAGGACTTTCTTTTGGATTTTTTATAGTAACACCTGCTTTACTAAATGTTTTACTATCTTTTGGCAAAGATTTGTTTAATATTCAACTTACAGCAAATAATTATTTAACATTTGTATTACATACATCATTACCGCTTGGTGTAATATTTGAATTGCCCGTTATTGTGGCATTTCTAACCTCGCTGCATATCTTGACACCGCAATATTTAATAAAAAACAGGCGATATGGCTACTTTATTTTGCTGGTAGTTGCAGTCGTTCTGACGCCAGCTGATTTTATAAGCGATTTAACAATGGCAGCACCATTAATCTTACTTTATGAAGTGAGTATTTCTGTTTGTAAATATGTCTACAAAAGAAGGAGGGATGATTAA
- a CDS encoding FTR1 family iron permease — MGRNYLNKKISTMLFLCFMLFFVNIIAEESYSGLYIKITDTTTAIKNNNQNEAKKLFSEVRDEFKKVKNADSTKGKKVQELLNKEKAVLSEDDLREVTTALLAFEKEQNPVDDNAEKKKFQSRMNPALDMLEKAIQSKDVELMKKEYLKFNGVWTRNESFIRSRSIPYYGKVETAMSFLRSSMEVEPFDYDSTINSFNDLKSTIQDYLDGKKIENNISSTITLKEAVDMLKDALEAFKNGNKSKGQSKVKEFIQVWPTVEGDVSTRNSALYTKVETQTPIIMVKGSEKEYQEQLQGLITELSQIDTKAQYTFIDAMFILLREGVEALLIVLALVSSLKAANQKKGLRWVYAGAAAGILASVVIAFALQALFPAVSSGTNREILEGFVGIFAVIMMIGIGFWLHSKSSLKSWQDYIDRKMDIVLSTGSFVSMFVLSFLAVFREGAETILFYVGILPLISLQNLIIGIVSAILILIVIALVLIYASSKIKIHQVFFVLTWTIYFLAFKMLGTSIHMLQVVGILPLHVVHFIPTMEILGIYANMEVFISQLILIVIIVIATLIKKRKDK, encoded by the coding sequence TTGGGCAGAAATTATTTGAATAAAAAAATAAGTACAATGCTATTTTTGTGCTTTATGCTATTCTTCGTGAATATTATTGCAGAAGAAAGTTATAGTGGACTTTACATAAAAATTACAGACACAACAACGGCAATAAAAAATAATAACCAAAATGAAGCAAAAAAACTTTTTTCCGAAGTAAGAGATGAATTTAAAAAGGTTAAAAATGCTGATTCTACGAAAGGGAAAAAGGTACAGGAACTTTTAAATAAAGAAAAAGCTGTATTGTCAGAAGATGACCTGAGAGAAGTTACAACAGCATTACTAGCTTTTGAAAAAGAGCAGAATCCTGTTGACGATAATGCAGAAAAGAAAAAGTTCCAGTCAAGAATGAATCCTGCTTTAGATATGCTGGAAAAAGCAATTCAATCTAAAGATGTGGAACTTATGAAAAAAGAATATCTGAAATTTAATGGTGTCTGGACAAGAAATGAAAGTTTTATAAGAAGCAGAAGTATTCCTTACTATGGGAAAGTAGAAACTGCGATGTCATTTTTGAGAAGTTCTATGGAAGTGGAGCCATTTGATTATGACAGCACAATCAATTCTTTTAATGACTTGAAATCAACAATACAAGACTATTTAGATGGCAAGAAGATAGAAAATAATATTTCAAGCACAATTACACTAAAAGAAGCTGTAGATATGTTGAAAGATGCGTTGGAAGCCTTTAAAAATGGAAATAAATCTAAAGGTCAGTCAAAAGTGAAAGAGTTTATTCAGGTATGGCCTACGGTTGAAGGCGATGTAAGTACGAGAAATTCAGCTTTATATACAAAAGTGGAAACACAGACTCCAATAATCATGGTAAAAGGTAGCGAAAAAGAGTATCAGGAACAATTACAAGGATTAATTACAGAATTATCACAAATTGATACAAAAGCACAATATACGTTTATTGATGCAATGTTTATACTTCTTCGTGAAGGTGTGGAGGCGCTTCTAATAGTTCTGGCATTGGTAAGCAGCTTGAAAGCTGCAAATCAGAAAAAAGGATTACGTTGGGTGTATGCAGGAGCTGCTGCTGGAATTTTGGCAAGTGTGGTAATAGCATTTGCTCTTCAGGCGTTATTTCCTGCGGTATCTTCAGGAACAAATCGTGAAATTCTGGAAGGATTTGTAGGAATTTTTGCAGTTATAATGATGATTGGGATTGGATTCTGGCTGCATAGTAAATCATCCTTGAAATCTTGGCAAGATTATATTGACAGAAAAATGGATATTGTATTAAGTACAGGAAGTTTTGTGTCAATGTTTGTACTTAGTTTTCTTGCGGTATTTAGAGAAGGGGCAGAAACAATATTGTTTTATGTAGGAATTTTACCATTAATTTCATTGCAGAATTTGATTATCGGTATTGTAAGTGCGATATTGATACTAATTGTAATTGCACTTGTTTTAATATATGCTTCTTCAAAAATAAAAATACATCAAGTGTTTTTTGTACTTACATGGACAATTTATTTCCTTGCATTTAAAATGCTTGGAACAAGTATTCACATGTTGCAAGTTGTAGGGATTTTACCGTTACACGTAGTTCATTTTATACCTACAATGGAAATTTTGGGAATTTATGCAAATATGGAAGTATTTATTAGTCAATTAATTTTAATTGTGATTATCGTGATTGCTACATTGATAAAAAAGAGAAAAGATAAATAA